From a region of the Drosophila virilis strain 15010-1051.87 chromosome 3, Dvir_AGI_RSII-ME, whole genome shotgun sequence genome:
- the LOC6622240 gene encoding zinc finger protein 706 — protein sequence MARGHQKIQSQAKAAEKQAKMKKQQGHSANDQKKAAQKALVHVCVLCKSQMPDPKTYKQHFENKHPKNDMPEELKDL from the exons ATGGCACGCGGTCATCAGAAAATACAATCGCAAGCAAAAGCCGCTGAGAAGCAAGCAAAGATGAAGAAACAGCAGGGTCATAGTGCCAACGATCAAAAGAAGGCGGCCCAAAAAGCACTGGTTCATGTTTGCGTCCTGTGCAAA TCACAAATGCCGGATCCCAAGACTTACAAGCAGCATTTTGAGAACAAGCATCCCAAAAACGACATGCCCGAGGAGCTAAAAGACTTGTAA
- the meru gene encoding uncharacterized protein meru, with translation MAVQQQQQQQQQQQQQQNSTFIDNNPESCTPLLNFPDSPILPPKNRHRRQNQDSTHPKKPSANLLIDAKVTAPNAFIDAPPPTQRGQNKHGNMANGNGNGNGQHMVTSRRHRHRFVSLCGANSTVEQCDKELPIWLNHNELRYVSGVTNKTTCNDIIKALIDDEQCNNNNSNINNKPDGDHGSGAALRDYNDFVITERWRGIERSYDGNMAILPVWRAWSRVHNELCLSLKQRQQLKESLPPQYGEITPSASTGFSMLKWLKRLLHFGSNKKHKTYAKKTSAKVANQIRENWLPPKRKLRNEMLDEVLLVILPDQHYENYNRNVKAQLNSCELATKHRKNNREKITTSDKFVSNHCIRRRRKDAPLRNSLRNKLAALHAEMNMRYEREYNLTRQLTDKCRQFKLQNERYRCREIDLSVSQLQQNIEAYAEDIIRTEHELLELKNEIKQDISLINNLKRMTLGEDKETVQVAQAVPHEMQFVDNIYEFCDNNASMLV, from the exons ATGGcggtacaacaacaacagcaacaacaacaacaacaacagcaacaacaaaattcaaCATTCATCGATAATAATCCTGAGTCTTGTACGCCGCTTTTGAATTTTCCTGATAGCCCAATACTGCCGCCCAAAAATCGTCATCGTCGCCAAAATCAAGACAGCACCCACCCCAAGAAGCCAAGTGCTAATCTTTTGATAGATGCCAAGGTGACAGCACCCAACGCATTCATCGATGCCCCACCGCCCACACAACGGGGCCAAAATAAACACGGCAACATGGCAAacggaaatggaaatggaaatggccAGCACATGGTCACCAGTAGACGTCATCGCCATCGTTTCGTATCCCTATGTGGCGCTAATAGCACCGTG GAACAGTGTGATAAGGAGTTACCCATTTGGCTGAACCATAATGAACTACGTTATGTATCGGGTGTAACCAACAAGACCACTTGTAATGATATCATTAAAGCGCTGATAGACGACGAgcagtgcaacaacaataacagcaacatcaacaataaGCCGG ATGGCGACCATGGCTCAGGAGCAGCATTGCGTGACTACAACGATTTCGTTATAACGGAACGTTGGCGTGGTATCGAGCGCAGCTACGATGGCAACATGGCCATTTTACCTGTTTGGCGCGCTTGGAGCCGTGTGCACAATGAG TTGTGTCTGTCGCTCAAGCAACGTCAACAGCTCAAGGAATCGTTGCCACCTCAGTATGGGGAAATAACTCCATCCGCCTCTACCGGATTTTCAATGCTCAAGTGGCTGAAAAGACTTTTACACTTTGGCagcaataaaaaacacaaaacctATGCAAAAAAAACATCAGCCAAAGTGGCCAATCAAATCAGGGAAAACTGGTTGCcaccaaaaagaaaactgcGAAATGAAATGCTCGACGAAGTGCTTTTGGTCATACTTCCCGATCAGCATTACGAGAACTACAACCGCAATGTCAAGGCCCAGTTAAACAGCTGCGAGCTGGCGACAAAACATCGAAAAAACAACCGCGAAAAAATAACCACCTCCGACAAATTTGTCAGCAACCATTGCATTAGACGGCGCCGCAAGGATGCGCCGTTGCGCAATAGCTTGCGCAACAAACTGGCTGCGCTGCACGCAGAGATGAATATGAGATACGAAAGAGAATACAATCTGACGCGCCAGCTAACCGACAAGTGCAGGCAGTTTAAACTGCAAAACGAGCGGTATAGATGTAGGGAAATTGACCTTTCCGTGAGTCAGCTGCAGCAAAATATTGAAGCCTATGCGGAGGATATTATAAGAACGGAGCACGAGCTTCTCGAGCTAAAAAACGAGATAAAACAGGACATTTCGCTGATAAACAACCTTAAGCGAATGACGTTGGGAGAGGATAAGGAGACAGTTCAAGTTGCTCAAGCTGTTCCACATGAAATGCAGTTCGTTGACAATATTTACGAGTTTTGCGACAATAATGCCAGCATGTTAGTCTAA
- the LOC6624419 gene encoding CDAN1-interacting nuclease 1 — protein sequence MANSAAAAGRAAIKKKVLSSGEYARICQFINEFSGGLPMDCELEMVNRVFTDIEPLALICILQTELFNIARGQHWRHETRSKKLLKTYEDQCHLYNDNTLVIRIACAENMSPVALCRLLLQEKYELKQKPLISRLLKHPHLINDSRLAANVQQCLYSDNQEGPITDLRRRIIGEEYELKLKRLAKEAGIYFYDEQDLRRMGYDKTPDIKLILPFIYKGLVVNWIESKANFGDPKSHKWNIQQQLLSYCNRFGHGIIIYWFGYHEETPQLPDNNIGITVLADFPARKDLVFMQLPE from the exons atggCAAACagcgcagctgcagccggcCGTGCTGCAATCAAGAAAAAGGTGCTGAGCAGCGGAGAATACGCACGCATTTGTCAATTTATCAATGAATTTAGCGGCGGCTTGCCGATGGACTGCGAGTTGGAAATGGTAAATCGAGTTTTCACTGACATTGAGCCACTAGCCCTGATCTGCATACTGCAAACAGAGTTATTTAACATTGCGCGGGGTCAGCATTGGCGACATGAAACCCGCTCCAAAAAGCTGTTAAAAAC CTATGAAGATCAGTGTCACTTGTACAATGATAATACTCTTGTGATTCGCATTGCTTGTGCGGAGAACATGAGTCCCGTTGCGCTATGTCGGCTGCTTCTGCAAGAGAAATACGAGCTGAAGCAAAAACCTCTAATTTCCCGGTTGCTAAAGCACCCTCATTTGATTAATGATTCACGCCTGGCCGCCAACGTACAACAGTGTTTATACAGCGACAATCAGGAGGGGCCTATCACGGATCTACGACGACGGATAATTGGCGAAGAGTACGAACTGAAGCTGAAACGACTGGCTAAAGAAGCGGGCATATATTTCTATGATGAGCAAGATTTGCGACGTATGGGATATGACAAGACGCCCGATATCAAGTTGATATTGCCATTTATCTACAAGGGGCTTGTAGTGAATTGGATAGAGAGCAAGGCAAATTTCGGTGATCCCAAGAGTCACAAATGGAACatacagcagcaactgctgagCTACTGCAACCG TTTTGGACATGGCATCATTATCTATTGGTTTGGCTATCACGAAGAAACCCCACAGTTGCCGGATAATAATATTGGTATAACAGTGCTAGCAGATTTTCCTGCGCGGAAAGATTTAGTTTTTATGCAGTTGCCAGAGTAA